GTCCTGGCAATGGCAGTCATAGGGGGCATGGGAAGTTTTGCCGGTCCCGTTGTGGGAGCCTTTGCCTTGGAGGTGCTCTCCGAGTACATAAGGATCTATGGGGAGTATCACCTCTTGCTTTTTGGACTTGTGGCACTGATCATAGCGCGCTTCGCACCCGAGGGTATAGCCGGGCTTGCCACTAGAATTGGGGGGAGAAGGTGAAGCTCTTGCTCGAGGGAACGCAACTAAGCAAGTCCTTTGGAGGCCTGAGCGCCTTGAGGGGCGTTAGTTTTTATGTCAAGCCCCAAGAGATAGTGGGGCTCATAGGCCCCAATGGCTCTGGGAAGACCACCCTCTTCAACCTGATAAGTGGAGTTTTCCCTCCTGAGCAGGGGGAATTGTCTTTGGAAGGTGAGAAGATAACAGGTCTCAAGCCATACCAAATCTGCCGCAAGGGAATCGGTAGAACCTTCCAGATAGTCAGACCTTTTCTAAAGATGACCTGTTTGGAAAACGTGTTGGTACCAATGCTGTGGGCAAAAGCAGGTGAGCACAACAAGAGCCAAAGGCAGCAAGAGGCCATGGAAGAGTTGAAATTCGTTGGGCTTTCCCCCTGGGCCCATAAGCCTGCCGGGGAGCTCACCCTGATCCAGAAGAAAAAACTGGAGGTGGCCAGGGCCCTGGCCACCAGGCCTAAAGTGATCCTGTTAGATGAGGTTTTGGCAGGGTTGAATCCTTCTGAAGTGCTACAGGCTTTGGAGCTCATTGAAGAGATCAGAAGTGTCAGAGGAATCACGGTCTTCTGGGTTGAGCATGTAATGGGAGCTATCATGAAAGCGTGTGACAGGGTCATAGTCCTGGATCAGGGGCAGAAGATCTCAGAGGGCTTACCCCAACAAGTCATTTCAGATCCTGTGGTGGTGAGGGCTTACCTGGGGGAATCTGATGCTTGAGGTCAATGCCATAAAGGTCTTCAGGGGAGATGCCCAGGTGCTTTGGGATGTGAGCATTGAGGTGCACAAGGGCGAGGTGGTCACGGTCTTGGGGGCTAATGGAGCAGGCAAAACAACCCTTTTCGAGACCATACTGGGAGTTCACCACCCCGCAGAGGGCTCCATAAGATTTCTGGACACAGATATAACCCATGAACCACCTTTTCGCATCACCCGCATGGGAATGGCCTGCGTTCCTGAGGGAAGAAGGATCTTCAAAGATATGACGGTTTACGAGAATCTGGAGATGGGCGCCTATGCTCCTGGGGCCAGAAGCCATGTAAAAGAAAGCTTGGAGCGGATTTTCCAACTCTTTCCCGTGCTAAGAGAAAGACAAAAACAGATAGCCGGCACCCTAAGCGGCGGACAGCAACAGATGCTGGCCATAGGCCGGGCCCTCATGTCCAAACCCTCCATGCTTCTGCTGGACGAACTCTCTTTGGGCCTTGCCCCGGTTGTCACAGGAGAGATCTACGGGGTCCTGAAAAGGCTCAACCAAGAGGGTGTGACAATGCTTCTCATAGAGCAAAATGCAGTGCGCACCCTGCGCCACAGCCACAGGGCCTATGTGCTGGAGACCGGTCGAATGGTGCTGGAAGGAAGCTCAGAGCATCTCCTGAAAGACGAGCACGTGAAAAAGGCTTATTTGGGTGCCTGAGAAGAGGCCCGTGCATTAAGCTATGTTGGCAGACCTTCCTTTCTTTCTTTCTCCTGAATTAAGGTGCACTCATGGGAGATGTCCTCATGGAACAAAGCCCTATGCTTTTTGGAGCAGACCCAACTCCCAGAATCGTGGCAGTGGAGCCTGCCGATGACCGGACCATCAAGCTCTTTCTAAAGGATGGTGAAGGAAGGCTTGAGATCCAGGAGGAGCCCTTCAGGCCCTTTCTGCTCCTAGAGGATCCATCCTTGTTGGAGGGATTCAAGGGTGATTGGTCCCAGGAGCAGTTGTCCGGAGATAACCCTTACAAGTTCCTGGCATTCTTCAAATGCTGGAGCGACTGTCTGAGAGCTCGCGATCATCTCCAGCGAAGAAGCGGTATTCCCCCCTCAGACCCCCAGGCTCCTTATCTTTTCCTCTCGGATCCCGTCCACCAGCATCTGCTCCTCACGGGAAAGACTCTTTTCAAAGAAATGAGTTTCAGGGATCTGCATAGAATGGCCCTGGACATAGAGACAGCTTGCGCACCTGGCTATGAGTTCTCAAACCCTCAGAGGGAGGAAGACAGAATCTTGTCCATCGCTCTTATGGACAACAGGGGCTATGGCGAGGTGCTTTTCGCAGCAGAGATGTCTGAGCCTGAAATGTTGAGGGCCCTGGAAGAGCGCATCCAGCGCCTGGACCCGGATGTCATAGAAGGCCACAACCTTTTCAACTTCGACCTCGAATATATAGCGGCCAGGGCCCAAAGACATGGAATCAGACTCATGTGGGGCAGGCAGGCGCAAGAGGTCAAGGTCAGGAGGTCACGTTTTACAGTGGCCGAGAGGGTCATAGATTACACCCGCATGGAGGTTTTCGGACGCCACGTGGTGGATACCATGTTTCTGCTTCAGTACTATGATGTGAGCGCCAGGGAAATGGAAAGTTACGGGCTCAAGGCTGCGGCCATTCATTTTGGGCTTGCCCAGCCCGACCGTAAGTACATCGATAGAGACCGGATTCAATGGTTTTTTGAGAACGACCCAGAGGGCCTGAAACAATACAACCTGGACGATGTGAAGGAGACACTGGCACTGTCGGAGCTTCTGGCACATTCCTTTTTCCTGCAGGCCAGGATTTTCCCTTTTTCCTATCAGAACATCTTTGTGAGGGGCAATGCCACCAAGATCAACTCCCTCTTTTTGAGGGAATACCTGCGCAGAAGGGCTTCGGTGCCCAAGCCCCCTGGAAGGAGTGAGAATTTTGAGGGAGGTTATACGGATATCTTCTGTACGGGCGTGGTGAAAAACGTGATCCACTGTGATGTGGCATCCCTTTACCCCTCCATAATGCTTTCTTATGGAATTAGGCCTTCCAATGATACGCTGGGAGTTTTCTTACCCCTGCTTGGAGAGCTGAGAGCCTTTAGACTGCGGGCAAAGCAACAGGCCCAGCATTCCACTGATCCTCACCTCAGGGACTATTACCAGGCCTTGCAGCAGACCTTCAAGGTCCTGATCAACTCCTTTTACGGATACCTGGGCACCGAGTTGCACCAGTTCGCTGACCCAGGGGCAGCGGCCCGTGTCACCAGCCTGGGCAGAGACATAATCAAAAGCATGCTGGCCTGGTTAAAACAGGAGGGCTGCCAGCCCGTGGAACTGGACACAGACGGCATATATTTTGTACCCCCTCCTGGTGTGGAATCCAGGGATCAGGCCTCCGAGTTGGTGGCCAGACTTTCCAGAAGTCTCCCAGAGGGAATTCAGGTGGAAATGGCAGGCCTTTATCCGGCCATGTTCTCGTACAAGAGGAAGAATTACGCCCTCTTGGGTGAGAGGGGACAGGTCATGATAAAAGGCAGTGCTCTGCGTTCCAGGGGCATGGAGAAGTACTTGAGGGAATTCCTTTCCTCCATGTTGCGGTTACTCTTGGAGGGCAGGGCCCAGGAGATTGCCTTGCTCCGGGATGAGTTCAAAGAAAGGATAAAGGCACATCAGATGGACATTTCGTGGCTGGCCAAGACAGAAACCCTTACCGAGTCGCCCGAGACCTATCGTCAGAAGGTGGCTGCAGGAAAACGTAACCCTTCGGCCAGTTACGAGTTGGCCATTGCATCTGGACGCACCTATAGGGCCGGAGACCAGGTTTCCTACTATGTGACAGGCACGCGAAGGACCGTGCGGGTTTACGAAAACTGCAAATTGGCTTCGGAGTATGACCCTTCCAGGCCTGATCTTAACGTGGAATACTATCTCCACAAGCTGGAGGAATTGTGGGCCAAGTTTCAAGAGTTCATGCCTGGATCAGGGCAGGCCAAGCCCGCGGGCAGCTCCGGGAAAAAGCCCCCGCGGGCCAAGCCTCAAGGAACAGGCTCAAAGGCGTAATACACCCTCTCTACCTGAACCAGGTCCCTTCCCTTTTCCATGGGCACAGGGGGCACTGGGAACACATAAAGGCGGACGCGATCTCCCTCCTTTAGTTGCCCCACCCGGGCGTTGACCACTCTGGTAAAAATCTTGAGCTGACCGTCCAGATCCACCAGGGCGTGTATGAGAGGGGTCTCGAATCCCAGAGGCACGCCCACCTCCTCCTCGGTGACTACCAGCACAGTTCCCTCTGTGGGCAGATCCACCCATTCCAACTCGTCGGAGAGACACTCTGGGCAGACCACACGAGGCGGGAATGCTTTTGAACCGCACTTCTTGCACCTTGTGGTGGTGAACCTACCCTGCCTCAAATGTTCGTAAAAAGGATGTACCCGGTTAAACTCCGGTGCCTGTTGAGGATACAGATCCATTGTGCCAATATACTTGCCTTGGAACAGGTCCATGCTCTGCATCAGGCTTCCCTCCCATATATCAACACCGTGTGAGCCGCTATAAAACCGCTCAAGTTGTGCGTGAGCCCGAACTGTGCCCCCTGCACCTGCCTGGTGGCATCTCCCCTGAGCTGTCGTGTGATCTCTATGGCCTGTCTTATCCCGGTGCCACCAAAAGGATGGCCGCAAGAAAGAAGCCCGCCGTCGGTGTTCACAGGCACCTTTCCTCCGAAGTCCGACTGACCGTCCTGAATGAATCGCCCCCCTTCGCCTTTCTCACAGAAACCCAAGTCTTCGTATTCTATGATCTCCGAGATGGTAAAGCAGTCGTGGGTTTGAGCCACATTGATCTGAGCCGGACCTATTCCAGCAGCCTTGTAGGCCTGCTGAGCAGCCGTGCGCAGAGCCACCCAGGTGGTCCAGTCAGGCATGTTGGCCGACATGTTATGAACAGAGGCCTGACCTGTTCCCATTATGTACACCAGGGGCTTGTCCGTCAGCTCTTTGGCCTTTTCTTCACAGGCCAGGATCACTGCTGCTGCACCATCGGTAATGGGACAGCAATCATAGAGCTTCATGGGACGCACGATGGCCTTGGCATTCATGGCCGTGGCCAGGTCGATGGGCTCCTGGAACTGGCCGTTGGGGTTGTTTAGCCCGTTTCGCCTGTTCTTGACCGATACCAGAGCCATCTGCTCTTCGGTGGTGCCGAACTGTTTCATGTGCTGTTTGGCCACCATGGCAAAGGCGGCCGGTGGGAGGCCCAATCCCTGGGCTCCATCCCAGTCGTGGTCCACAGAGGCCATCTCGCTGTAGAAAACCTCCCATTTCTGAGGCATGTACAGCTTTTCCCCTCCGATCACCATCACCACATCTGCCACCCCCGCCTTTATTAGGCCGTAAGCGGTTATTATTCCTGAGCTGCCACTGGCACAGAGCAACTCCACCCTCATGCAAACGCTCCTAGGTTTAATGCCCACATGCTCGGCCACAAGGGGCGCAAGATGCGTCTGAAAGGAGCAGCGTTCGGTGTAAGCCGATGAGACTATGAGACCGTCTACATCCTTGTTGCTGATGCGAGGGTTGTCCAGGAAACAGGCTCTTGCTGCCTCCTGAAACATGTCCCTCTGCGAGGCGTTTCTAACACCCCACTTGCACATGCCGCCGGCTATCACACAGACCCTTCTCATGCACCGACCTCCAGGATGGATTCAGAAACTCGAGCCATGCCATCCAGCTTTCCCAAGAGGCATGACCAGCTGTACTCTATATTTCCCTTTTGGTCACGCGGTCTTGCAGAATCATTCCCGATTATACAGTGTGCCAATGCCTTGTCAAATACCTGGCATGCACCTTAGGCTGACTCTATCTTTTTTTCTTGGTGCAGCAAGCCGATTCAAAGCCCCCTGGGGGGGCCAGGGGTTTTGCTATCCAGCTCCTTTGAATGCACCAGGCCTTTTCTGCGAGAGGCTCCAAGATCCGGATACAAAAGGATTCATACAGGCTCAACATGGCACAGAACACGTTGCCTCCTTGTTGCCCCAAAAGCAGCCGGATGGGTCCATTGGAGACCGAGCTTTGATACTGGTTGATCAGAAAACCCATCTGGTCTAGGATGGGGTGACTTGGCTTTGAGTGGGCAAGTGAGGTTTCAATGGCAGGATCCCCTAGGTTCAGGAGTTTGAATTCTTTGATGGGGTTTGAGAGGTCTTGGGCCTTACGGGGAAAGATGTTTTTTTCCCAGTGCTTGATCATCTCTTGGCTCTTCTTGGCCTGTTCCCCATCTCAGGATTCGCAGGAGAAGATTTCCTCGGATCCCATGGGCAAGGTGGAAAAGGTGGATGGGGAAGTCCTGGTAACTCGCCTCGGGGCCAGAGATGTGGTGCACCTGCATATGGGAGATCCCCTTTTTGGCGGAGACATGGTAAGTACAGAAGCTGGGGGTGCCACGGAAATCCGATTGGGGCAAGACTCATTGCTGTCTGTGACAAGCGGCTCCATCATAAGAATCAATCCCACCTTGGACCCCAAGGTCGGGATTTCTTCGTTTTTCTTGCAAAGGGGTCGTGTGCTGGTAAAGATCCCCACCGACTCCAAGAGCCCAGGAGTCGTGTTAGAGACCTTTCATCTCAAAGCTCTTTTCCGGTCAGGAGAACTGGAAGCTGGGCTGGCCGAGGATCTGGGGCTGATGATCTGCATGAGGCGAGGGCAAGCCCAAATCGAAGGTGTGGGGGCAAAGATCTCCTTGGCAGCCAAGCAGGAGACAGAGGTGGAGTTTCTGGAAGCACCGCCTCAGTCAAGGCAATTGAACGAAAGGAGCGAAGCGGACTGGGCTGCCTGGATGGCTGCCAGATTTAGAAATCTGCCCTTGAAGATTCATGAGCTGGCGGCCAAGATCGATAGATGTCTCAAAGAGACCGCCATTGAAAGATTACAGTTACGCACAGAACTGGACAGAAGGCATCTGGAGCTGGAGTCTTTGGCCAGATCTCTGGCCGAGGAAGAGCAAGGCCCTCCTGTGGAGCGCCAAGTGGTTTTAAGGAAACTAAGGGCATTGGCAGAGCTTCAAGAAGACTCCCTGGTTCGTTTGAGGCATCTGGGGACCCGAACAGAACTGCTTCTGGTTGAGGCGGAAAGGCTTCGCAGGCGTGCGGACAACATGAAAAAGGAGCTTGGGGAGAAGCACTCCAACCTGGGAAATTTCTTTAAACTTCTACTGGAAGGAGGCAGGCCCTTGGCCAAGGCCCTTGCCGAGGAAAGGAATTACCTGGCCTTTCAGACCGCACAGTGGAAGTCTGTTGTGGATATGGCAGGCGGGTTGCCTTTGGGGCAAATGGAAGAAGAAGCTTCACAGCCTGCCAAGGCTTCAGATGAGGGGAAAAAGACAACTGTAAAGCCCTCTGAGAAACAAAATGTCAAGGCTGGCTCTGTTTCCAAGAGCCCAGCTCCCAAGTCCTCCACCGGAGGGACTGCGAGCCAAACCCAAAAGACCAAGAAATCAAGCCCCGCTTCAGGTCAGAAGGCAGAAAAGCCTACAAAGAAGAGTTCTTCAGGTGGTAAGGTCACCGCTGGAGGCTCCTCATCCAAGAAGCCCCAGAGTCAGACCACCCAGAAAGAAAACAGGACTAAGGGGACCAATCCCTGAGTAAAACCTTTTATGGCAACTGGGAGGTAGCAGATGGCCGCAGAAATAGTCACAGTGGAGCAGCACATATTACAGGGTCAGAGGGAGTGGGGAGGCAGGGGAGATTTCTCGGCCATTCTTCACCAGATCATCCTGGCGGCCAAGATAGTCTCCAGGGAGGTCACCAAGGCAGGCCTCCTGGACATCCTGGGGCCCACAGGCCAGGTCAATGTGACAGGTGACGAGGTTCAGAAACTGGATGTTTTTGCCAACCGCACCTTCATCCAGGCCTTGAGTTACATAGGCAGGATCTGCGTCATTGCCACCGAGGAGGAAAAAGACCTGGTGCACATCCCCGAGCAGTACCCCAAGGGTGATTATGCCATTCTTTTTGACCCCCTGGACGGGTCATCCAACATAGATTCCAATGTCTCCATCGGCACAATTTTTTCGATCTACAGGAGGATCACCCCCAAGGACCAGCCTTGCACCCTGGAGGACGTACTTCAGAAGGGCACAAGGCAGGTGGCCGCAGGCTACATCGTGTACGGTTCCTCCACCATGCTTGTTTACACAACAGGCAAGGGGGTCAACGGCTTCACCCTGGATCCCAGTGTGGGAGAGTTTTTCCTTTCTCACCCCAACATACGTATTCCAGAAATAGGAAAGATCTATAGTGCCAACGAGTCCCGATATCCTTACTGGAAAAAGGGCACGCGTCAGTACATAGACTATATCAAGCAAGATGATCCAGCCACTGGAAGGCCCAAGACCTCCAGGTACATAGGATCTCTGGTGGCCGATTTCCACAGAAACCTCCTCAAGGGAGGCATATTCCTTTACCCAGAGGACACCAAGGACCCAGGCAGCCCCAGGGGTAAATTGAGACTCATGTACGAGGCCAATCCCCTGGCCCTCCTAGTGGAACAGGCAGGCGGGGCCGCCTCCACGGGATATGAGCGCATCCTGGAGATTCAGCCAACGGAATTGCACCAGAGGGTGCCATTGATCATAGGATCCAAGAA
The nucleotide sequence above comes from bacterium. Encoded proteins:
- a CDS encoding ABC transporter ATP-binding protein; the encoded protein is MKLLLEGTQLSKSFGGLSALRGVSFYVKPQEIVGLIGPNGSGKTTLFNLISGVFPPEQGELSLEGEKITGLKPYQICRKGIGRTFQIVRPFLKMTCLENVLVPMLWAKAGEHNKSQRQQEAMEELKFVGLSPWAHKPAGELTLIQKKKLEVARALATRPKVILLDEVLAGLNPSEVLQALELIEEIRSVRGITVFWVEHVMGAIMKACDRVIVLDQGQKISEGLPQQVISDPVVVRAYLGESDA
- a CDS encoding ABC transporter ATP-binding protein; this encodes MLEVNAIKVFRGDAQVLWDVSIEVHKGEVVTVLGANGAGKTTLFETILGVHHPAEGSIRFLDTDITHEPPFRITRMGMACVPEGRRIFKDMTVYENLEMGAYAPGARSHVKESLERIFQLFPVLRERQKQIAGTLSGGQQQMLAIGRALMSKPSMLLLDELSLGLAPVVTGEIYGVLKRLNQEGVTMLLIEQNAVRTLRHSHRAYVLETGRMVLEGSSEHLLKDEHVKKAYLGA
- a CDS encoding DNA polymerase domain-containing protein, which produces MEQSPMLFGADPTPRIVAVEPADDRTIKLFLKDGEGRLEIQEEPFRPFLLLEDPSLLEGFKGDWSQEQLSGDNPYKFLAFFKCWSDCLRARDHLQRRSGIPPSDPQAPYLFLSDPVHQHLLLTGKTLFKEMSFRDLHRMALDIETACAPGYEFSNPQREEDRILSIALMDNRGYGEVLFAAEMSEPEMLRALEERIQRLDPDVIEGHNLFNFDLEYIAARAQRHGIRLMWGRQAQEVKVRRSRFTVAERVIDYTRMEVFGRHVVDTMFLLQYYDVSAREMESYGLKAAAIHFGLAQPDRKYIDRDRIQWFFENDPEGLKQYNLDDVKETLALSELLAHSFFLQARIFPFSYQNIFVRGNATKINSLFLREYLRRRASVPKPPGRSENFEGGYTDIFCTGVVKNVIHCDVASLYPSIMLSYGIRPSNDTLGVFLPLLGELRAFRLRAKQQAQHSTDPHLRDYYQALQQTFKVLINSFYGYLGTELHQFADPGAAARVTSLGRDIIKSMLAWLKQEGCQPVELDTDGIYFVPPPGVESRDQASELVARLSRSLPEGIQVEMAGLYPAMFSYKRKNYALLGERGQVMIKGSALRSRGMEKYLREFLSSMLRLLLEGRAQEIALLRDEFKERIKAHQMDISWLAKTETLTESPETYRQKVAAGKRNPSASYELAIASGRTYRAGDQVSYYVTGTRRTVRVYENCKLASEYDPSRPDLNVEYYLHKLEELWAKFQEFMPGSGQAKPAGSSGKKPPRAKPQGTGSKA
- a CDS encoding zinc ribbon domain-containing protein encodes the protein MQSMDLFQGKYIGTMDLYPQQAPEFNRVHPFYEHLRQGRFTTTRCKKCGSKAFPPRVVCPECLSDELEWVDLPTEGTVLVVTEEEVGVPLGFETPLIHALVDLDGQLKIFTRVVNARVGQLKEGDRVRLYVFPVPPVPMEKGRDLVQVERVYYAFEPVP
- a CDS encoding thiolase family protein; the protein is MRRVCVIAGGMCKWGVRNASQRDMFQEAARACFLDNPRISNKDVDGLIVSSAYTERCSFQTHLAPLVAEHVGIKPRSVCMRVELLCASGSSGIITAYGLIKAGVADVVMVIGGEKLYMPQKWEVFYSEMASVDHDWDGAQGLGLPPAAFAMVAKQHMKQFGTTEEQMALVSVKNRRNGLNNPNGQFQEPIDLATAMNAKAIVRPMKLYDCCPITDGAAAVILACEEKAKELTDKPLVYIMGTGQASVHNMSANMPDWTTWVALRTAAQQAYKAAGIGPAQINVAQTHDCFTISEIIEYEDLGFCEKGEGGRFIQDGQSDFGGKVPVNTDGGLLSCGHPFGGTGIRQAIEITRQLRGDATRQVQGAQFGLTHNLSGFIAAHTVLIYGREA
- the fbp gene encoding class 1 fructose-bisphosphatase gives rise to the protein MAAEIVTVEQHILQGQREWGGRGDFSAILHQIILAAKIVSREVTKAGLLDILGPTGQVNVTGDEVQKLDVFANRTFIQALSYIGRICVIATEEEKDLVHIPEQYPKGDYAILFDPLDGSSNIDSNVSIGTIFSIYRRITPKDQPCTLEDVLQKGTRQVAAGYIVYGSSTMLVYTTGKGVNGFTLDPSVGEFFLSHPNIRIPEIGKIYSANESRYPYWKKGTRQYIDYIKQDDPATGRPKTSRYIGSLVADFHRNLLKGGIFLYPEDTKDPGSPRGKLRLMYEANPLALLVEQAGGAASTGYERILEIQPTELHQRVPLIIGSKKDVETYELFARNNL